The Verrucomicrobium spinosum DSM 4136 = JCM 18804 genome includes a region encoding these proteins:
- a CDS encoding phosphate ABC transporter ATP-binding protein: MDKRPHILQTFALSVTANRRALVRDVSINIAEHQAFGLIGPSGAGKSTLLRALNRLTDLVPGLNVTGDVQLHGQSIFNSSMDANALRARVGMLFQQPVVFPASIVDNVLFGARRLQSLSKSAKAELAESALQEAALWSEVKDRLKSPASQLSVGQQQRLCLARTLATKPEVILMDEPTSALDPRSTEAIETLIKRLKSRHTIVLVTHNLRQARNVADHLAFIGVRDGVGQLLCSGSVDSVLGRTDVAEMDEYVCCQ, encoded by the coding sequence ATGGATAAGCGCCCCCACATCCTCCAAACGTTCGCGCTCTCCGTCACTGCCAACCGCCGGGCGCTGGTTCGAGATGTTTCCATCAACATTGCGGAGCACCAGGCGTTCGGGCTCATCGGTCCCTCTGGCGCTGGCAAGAGCACCCTGCTGCGCGCGCTGAACCGGCTCACCGACCTTGTCCCCGGATTGAATGTCACGGGAGATGTCCAGCTGCACGGCCAGTCGATCTTCAACTCCAGCATGGATGCAAACGCCCTCCGCGCCCGCGTGGGCATGCTCTTCCAGCAGCCGGTCGTGTTCCCCGCATCCATCGTGGACAACGTCCTCTTTGGTGCGAGACGCCTACAGAGCCTCAGCAAATCTGCCAAGGCAGAGCTGGCAGAATCCGCGCTTCAAGAGGCTGCACTGTGGAGCGAGGTTAAAGATCGCCTCAAATCCCCGGCCTCACAACTCTCCGTGGGCCAGCAACAACGCCTCTGCCTGGCGCGCACGCTCGCCACCAAGCCAGAGGTGATCCTCATGGATGAACCCACCAGTGCCCTGGATCCCCGAAGCACCGAGGCCATTGAAACCCTCATAAAAAGGCTCAAGTCCCGCCACACCATCGTGCTGGTGACGCACAACCTCCGCCAGGCGCGCAATGTCGCCGATCACCTCGCTTTCATCGGAGTCCGCGATGGTGTTGGGCAGTTGTTGTGCTCCGGCAGCGTGGACTCCGTGCTGGGCCGCACGGATGTGGCCGAGATGGACGAATACGTGTGTTGCCAGTGA
- a CDS encoding phosphate ABC transporter substrate-binding protein — translation MKIFSLLTALAIAGSFVSTAAADTLKINGSTTVNPVVAEAAEILRAENQLDIQVDTQGGSAGGISMLADGLVQLGMISKHISDDDKAKHPKVNFVENTIGVDSVAIIVSKDVWDNGVRALSKQQLQDIYEGKITNWNQLGGAKSQRIAFFNKEPGRGTWEVFVHWVYGSPKAAPQVSFPEVGGNEETRNKVASTRGAMSQLSASWADGQKVFALAMVLEDGRKVEPTNDNIANKTYPLSRPLTVLSNGPVTGTAKTMLDFLLSDRGQALLPKHGYMNLKAVGGQKY, via the coding sequence ATGAAAATTTTCTCACTCCTGACTGCACTAGCCATTGCGGGATCTTTCGTCTCCACGGCCGCGGCAGACACCCTCAAGATCAACGGCTCCACCACCGTGAATCCAGTGGTGGCAGAAGCCGCTGAGATTCTGCGCGCCGAGAACCAGCTGGACATTCAAGTGGACACCCAGGGAGGCAGCGCAGGCGGCATTTCCATGCTGGCAGACGGCCTCGTGCAACTGGGGATGATTTCCAAACACATCAGTGACGACGACAAGGCCAAGCATCCAAAGGTGAATTTCGTGGAGAACACCATCGGTGTGGACTCCGTGGCCATCATCGTCTCCAAAGACGTGTGGGACAACGGGGTGCGCGCCCTGTCCAAACAACAGCTCCAGGACATCTACGAAGGCAAGATCACGAACTGGAACCAGTTGGGTGGAGCCAAGTCCCAGCGCATCGCCTTCTTCAACAAAGAGCCAGGTCGCGGCACATGGGAGGTGTTTGTCCATTGGGTCTATGGCAGCCCCAAAGCGGCCCCGCAAGTGAGCTTCCCCGAAGTGGGCGGCAATGAAGAGACCCGCAACAAGGTTGCCAGCACTCGCGGCGCGATGTCGCAGCTTTCCGCCTCATGGGCTGACGGCCAGAAAGTCTTCGCCCTGGCCATGGTGCTGGAGGATGGCCGCAAGGTGGAGCCCACCAACGACAACATCGCCAACAAAACCTACCCGCTCAGCCGCCCGCTGACGGTTCTCTCCAACGGTCCGGTCACAGGTACTGCCAAGACCATGCTGGACTTCCTCCTGAGCGACCGCGGTCAGGCTCTCCTTCCCAAACACGGCTACATGAATCTCAAGGCAGTAGGCGGGCAGAAATACTGA
- a CDS encoding MFS transporter → MSAASRKTQFTVIFITILLSTIGFGVCIPVLPLYAKTFGASEFLNGLLIGVFPMMVFLASPLWGKLSDRVGRRPVLIFSVLGSAAGYFLMGFAHTLPLLFLARIVDGASGGNVAAAQAYIADITSPQERSRAMGMIGAAFGIGFIIGPALGGIAAQISPNAPFFLVGILCLINAVLIWTSLPESLTQERRHLHGAPQPLTALPRHADGPVYFTVAASYLVCLAAFSIMTTVFSLFAQERFGMDEQHVGYVMAAIGFVGVIMQGGVMRKLLPAYGDIRLALSGMSILLVSFVLLPLDTGLYGLYAVSCLIAVGNSLVQPTLNGLASRCVTNAWQGRAMGLLQSSASLGRTVGPVLGGWLLGFDRGDAHYGRTPFWVAAALMAVTLAIASRLRDPQCPPEPGT, encoded by the coding sequence GTGTCCGCCGCTTCCCGTAAAACTCAGTTCACGGTCATCTTCATCACGATCCTGCTCAGCACCATCGGTTTTGGCGTCTGCATTCCAGTGTTGCCGCTGTACGCCAAGACCTTTGGCGCGAGCGAGTTTCTCAATGGGTTGTTGATAGGCGTCTTCCCCATGATGGTGTTCCTGGCCTCCCCACTATGGGGAAAGCTTTCCGACCGGGTGGGTCGGCGTCCGGTCCTCATTTTCAGCGTGCTGGGGTCTGCGGCGGGATACTTCCTCATGGGGTTCGCCCATACCCTGCCCCTCCTCTTCCTCGCCCGGATCGTGGACGGCGCATCTGGCGGAAATGTGGCAGCGGCACAGGCGTACATTGCCGACATCACCAGCCCTCAGGAACGTTCGCGCGCCATGGGGATGATTGGCGCAGCATTCGGGATTGGCTTCATTATCGGACCCGCGCTGGGCGGCATCGCCGCTCAGATCTCCCCGAATGCCCCCTTCTTCCTGGTGGGCATACTTTGCCTGATCAATGCGGTGTTGATCTGGACATCGCTACCTGAAAGCCTGACTCAGGAAAGGCGTCACCTGCATGGCGCGCCCCAGCCTCTCACGGCACTGCCCCGCCACGCCGATGGTCCAGTGTACTTCACCGTGGCCGCGTCTTACCTCGTCTGCCTCGCCGCCTTCTCCATCATGACCACAGTGTTCTCGCTCTTCGCCCAGGAGCGCTTTGGAATGGATGAACAGCATGTTGGCTACGTCATGGCCGCCATTGGTTTCGTGGGTGTGATCATGCAAGGCGGGGTCATGCGCAAGCTGCTGCCTGCTTACGGAGACATCCGGCTCGCACTCAGCGGCATGTCCATTCTGCTGGTCAGCTTCGTCCTGCTACCTCTGGATACTGGCTTGTACGGCCTCTATGCAGTGAGCTGTCTGATTGCCGTCGGGAACAGCTTGGTGCAACCCACCCTCAATGGGCTCGCCTCCCGCTGCGTGACGAACGCCTGGCAGGGCCGGGCGATGGGACTCCTCCAATCCTCCGCCAGCCTCGGCCGCACGGTAGGGCCTGTGCTGGGTGGCTGGTTGCTCGGTTTCGACCGGGGAGATGCCCACTATGGTCGAACCCCGTTTTGGGTGGCCGCAGCCCTCATGGCCGTGACCTTGGCCATCGCTTCCCGCTTGCGGGACCCGCAATGCCCGCCAGAACCAGGCACATAG
- the folE2 gene encoding GTP cyclohydrolase FolE2, with product MLHDTQNQRDVRGIPIDRVGVKNLRFPLKIRDRDHAEQSTVAVVSLAVDLPHHFKGTHMSRFVEVLHAHGHVLTVSDIAGMPRELLAKLHAEKAHVEFKFPYFRTKKAPATGAEGLLDYGVNFQVNAQGQNVDFVATVEVPVATLCPCSKAISERGAHNQRGMVTFSVRFTEPVWIEDLIELVESSASCELYSVLKRPDEKLVTERAYDNPVFVEDLVRNVALKAKEDSRITWFRVEAENYESIHNHNAWAVVESEVRQAGKW from the coding sequence ATGCTGCACGACACCCAAAACCAACGCGACGTTCGGGGGATTCCCATTGATCGTGTCGGCGTCAAGAACCTCAGGTTTCCACTGAAGATTCGGGACCGTGATCACGCGGAGCAGAGCACAGTGGCTGTCGTCTCCCTGGCGGTGGATCTGCCCCACCATTTCAAGGGTACCCACATGAGTCGGTTTGTGGAGGTGCTGCACGCTCACGGGCACGTGCTGACCGTCTCAGACATTGCAGGGATGCCCAGAGAGCTTCTGGCAAAACTTCACGCAGAGAAGGCGCATGTGGAGTTCAAATTCCCGTATTTCCGCACCAAGAAGGCACCTGCCACCGGGGCAGAGGGTTTGCTCGACTACGGGGTGAATTTTCAGGTGAATGCCCAAGGGCAGAACGTGGATTTCGTGGCCACGGTAGAGGTCCCAGTGGCCACTCTTTGCCCTTGCTCCAAGGCGATCAGTGAACGGGGGGCGCATAACCAGCGCGGAATGGTGACTTTTTCGGTCCGGTTTACCGAACCGGTCTGGATTGAGGATCTCATCGAGCTGGTGGAATCCAGTGCGAGCTGTGAACTCTACAGCGTGCTCAAGCGTCCAGATGAAAAGCTCGTCACAGAACGGGCTTATGACAATCCGGTGTTTGTGGAAGACCTCGTTCGAAACGTGGCTTTGAAGGCCAAGGAGGATTCCCGTATCACCTGGTTCCGTGTAGAAGCGGAAAACTATGAGTCCATCCACAACCACAATGCGTGGGCTGTGGTGGAGTCGGAAGTTCGGCAGGCCGGTAAATGGTGA
- a CDS encoding TraR/DksA C4-type zinc finger protein produces MATKPSKNTAADAKNGAKSAPAPKVATNKKQETGVKAPPEKKKSAPAASKGTPAPQPSKKPADPKANPTPSAAGTPVPSSVKKSATPTTEKATATTSKAKDAKAPEKKAAVKAEGVAEDAPAPAPKATKAKAEAPAPKEEASPAPKAAKPKTATKSNTPLTAPAPPSKPVPPPKIKKPILDSAPEVVIKQAYNPTKLPPFIKKQQQRLIELRSALLESMDIVAKDSLRNRPEGSEASVGGMHMADAGSDAYDRDFALSMLSKEQDALYEINEALDRVGQGVYGVCELSGEKINDERLEALPYARYTREMQEQIERDQMGGRLRRAPVRSVFGLEEDGEEGEDGEDEDRPANNNQNESSLDFMKE; encoded by the coding sequence ATGGCCACGAAACCTTCGAAAAACACCGCGGCGGACGCCAAGAATGGGGCCAAGTCAGCCCCTGCCCCCAAAGTCGCAACGAACAAAAAGCAGGAAACCGGTGTCAAAGCGCCGCCTGAGAAAAAGAAGAGTGCACCGGCTGCATCCAAGGGCACTCCTGCCCCTCAACCATCCAAGAAACCCGCTGACCCCAAGGCCAATCCGACCCCTTCAGCAGCGGGCACCCCAGTTCCTTCCAGCGTGAAAAAATCAGCGACCCCTACAACCGAAAAAGCCACCGCCACAACCTCTAAGGCCAAGGATGCCAAGGCCCCTGAGAAAAAAGCCGCAGTGAAAGCAGAGGGCGTTGCCGAAGACGCGCCCGCTCCCGCCCCCAAAGCAACGAAGGCCAAGGCTGAAGCTCCCGCTCCGAAGGAAGAAGCCTCACCTGCCCCCAAGGCGGCCAAGCCGAAGACCGCGACGAAGTCCAATACTCCGTTGACGGCTCCTGCTCCGCCCAGCAAGCCTGTGCCCCCCCCGAAGATCAAAAAGCCCATCCTGGACTCCGCTCCCGAAGTGGTGATCAAGCAGGCCTACAACCCAACCAAGCTTCCTCCTTTCATCAAAAAACAGCAGCAGCGTCTCATCGAGTTGCGCAGCGCTCTGCTGGAATCCATGGACATCGTGGCCAAGGACAGCCTCCGGAACCGCCCTGAGGGTAGCGAGGCTTCCGTGGGGGGCATGCACATGGCCGATGCGGGCAGTGATGCCTATGACCGCGACTTCGCCCTGAGCATGCTCAGCAAGGAACAGGACGCACTTTACGAAATCAACGAAGCGCTCGACCGCGTGGGCCAGGGTGTCTATGGCGTCTGCGAACTTTCCGGCGAGAAGATCAACGACGAGCGCCTTGAGGCCCTGCCATACGCCCGCTACACCCGGGAGATGCAGGAGCAGATTGAGCGCGACCAGATGGGTGGCCGCCTCCGTCGCGCGCCTGTCCGCTCGGTCTTCGGACTTGAGGAAGACGGGGAAGAAGGTGAGGACGGCGAGGACGAAGATCGTCCCGCAAACAACAATCAGAACGAATCCTCGCTTGACTTCATGAAGGAGTAG
- the rpsR gene encoding 30S ribosomal protein S18 yields the protein MQPKTRERLSAFRRANRKLPRRRMDIPMDKLNYKHPEILAKFATETGKILPRRVTGVSAYVHRTITREIKRARSLNLMP from the coding sequence ATGCAACCCAAGACCCGCGAACGTCTCTCCGCCTTCCGCCGCGCCAACCGCAAGCTCCCGCGCCGCCGGATGGACATCCCGATGGACAAGCTGAACTACAAGCATCCTGAGATTCTTGCCAAGTTCGCCACTGAGACCGGCAAAATCCTTCCTCGTCGTGTGACCGGTGTGTCCGCCTACGTGCACCGCACCATCACCCGCGAAATCAAGCGCGCCCGCTCCCTGAATCTCATGCCCTGA
- the rpmG gene encoding 50S ribosomal protein L33 codes for MPRDIIILECTEAKAAGMPTSRYVTTRNKKSVRTPGRLEKVKFNHFLKRRTLHREIR; via the coding sequence ATGCCCCGCGACATCATCATCCTCGAATGCACCGAAGCCAAGGCGGCAGGAATGCCGACCTCACGCTACGTGACCACGCGCAACAAAAAGAGCGTGCGCACGCCTGGCCGTTTGGAAAAGGTCAAGTTCAACCACTTCCTCAAGCGCAGGACGCTTCACCGCGAAATTCGCTAA
- a CDS encoding PstA family ABC transporter permease produces MRKLLDAATALVAFACALLALALLGGLVYLIVQKGGPAISWGFFTEQIRLVGAAGGIFWNLIGTLILLLTAFLASAPIAIALALMERVWLNGDTSRRILTTGLYAINGVPSIVFGIFGFIVLVQWCGWGKSWLAGGLILAMVILPTVTVALVERLKAIPMKYVEAAAGLGLSRAQIVWAVLLPQSWGGLITGSLLGLARAAGEVAPIMFTATIFAGATMPQAIKESPVLSLPYHIFILAQDSFDPGVGSKLWGSALVLLGLVFSLSLAALPTRLRIHEEAHHG; encoded by the coding sequence ATGCGTAAGCTCCTCGATGCTGCGACAGCCCTGGTCGCCTTTGCCTGCGCCCTGCTGGCCCTGGCCCTTTTGGGCGGACTGGTTTACCTGATCGTTCAGAAAGGTGGCCCCGCCATTTCCTGGGGCTTCTTCACCGAGCAGATCCGCCTCGTGGGCGCTGCGGGCGGCATCTTCTGGAACCTCATCGGCACCCTCATCCTCCTGCTGACCGCCTTCCTGGCCAGCGCCCCCATTGCCATTGCGCTGGCGTTGATGGAACGCGTCTGGCTGAACGGCGACACCAGCCGCCGCATCCTGACGACCGGGCTCTATGCCATCAATGGTGTGCCCAGCATCGTGTTCGGCATCTTTGGTTTTATCGTGCTGGTGCAGTGGTGTGGGTGGGGCAAGTCCTGGCTCGCCGGCGGACTCATCCTGGCCATGGTCATTCTCCCCACCGTCACCGTGGCGCTGGTGGAGAGGCTCAAAGCCATCCCCATGAAGTATGTGGAGGCCGCCGCTGGCCTGGGGCTCTCCCGCGCTCAGATCGTCTGGGCGGTGCTCCTCCCTCAATCCTGGGGTGGCCTGATCACGGGCAGCTTGCTGGGCCTGGCCCGCGCTGCGGGGGAAGTCGCCCCCATCATGTTCACGGCAACGATCTTCGCCGGAGCCACAATGCCCCAGGCGATCAAGGAAAGCCCGGTGCTCTCGCTCCCCTATCACATCTTCATCCTCGCTCAGGACTCGTTTGACCCCGGCGTCGGCTCCAAGCTCTGGGGCTCTGCCCTCGTTCTCCTTGGCCTTGTATTTTCCCTCAGTCTCGCCGCCCTGCCCACCCGCTTGCGGATTCACGAAGAAGCCCATCATGGATAA
- a CDS encoding LysR family transcriptional regulator: MFDELFSERGLSLDRLRTFLEVAEAGGIARAAKDDAVRQSQFSRQISELEQFFGVALTERRGKHLALNDHGRRLAAVVREQLAGLHDFKCECKSQPVLYTLGAGDSILQWLVLPSLGGWVENMPQSRLGLKNLRSDHIVEQLLHARLDFGIVRAGTAVEPLKQVVIGQLPYALFIPETLVPRVRREDVAWMLGNLPWATLATDASFLPRVKDAAARHGHNFEVLLEAESFPQAARAVATGAFAGILPVAARPDFSGQKVLVLKPPFLSAVARKLALVFHPRLLRIRPHARAAADWLTRELKESLKKVPG, encoded by the coding sequence ATGTTTGATGAGCTGTTTTCAGAGCGTGGCCTGTCATTGGACCGGCTGCGTACCTTCCTGGAGGTGGCGGAAGCGGGCGGGATAGCCCGCGCGGCCAAGGATGATGCGGTGCGACAGAGCCAGTTCAGCCGCCAGATCTCAGAACTGGAGCAGTTCTTCGGGGTGGCGCTCACCGAACGTCGGGGAAAGCATCTGGCACTTAATGATCATGGCCGCCGTCTCGCGGCAGTGGTGAGGGAGCAGCTTGCGGGGCTGCATGACTTCAAATGTGAGTGCAAGAGCCAGCCTGTGCTTTACACGCTTGGCGCGGGGGACAGCATCCTGCAATGGCTGGTGCTTCCCTCCTTGGGAGGTTGGGTGGAAAACATGCCGCAGAGCCGTCTGGGTCTGAAGAATCTGCGCTCCGATCACATCGTGGAGCAGTTGCTTCATGCGCGGCTGGATTTTGGCATTGTGCGCGCCGGCACCGCCGTGGAGCCGTTGAAGCAGGTCGTGATAGGACAGCTTCCTTACGCATTGTTTATTCCTGAAACCCTGGTGCCCAGGGTTCGTCGCGAAGATGTGGCCTGGATGCTGGGCAATCTCCCTTGGGCGACCCTGGCCACCGATGCGAGTTTCCTGCCGCGCGTGAAAGACGCCGCAGCCCGGCACGGGCATAACTTTGAAGTGCTGCTGGAAGCCGAGAGTTTCCCGCAGGCGGCTCGTGCCGTGGCGACGGGAGCCTTTGCGGGCATCCTGCCCGTGGCGGCGCGGCCGGATTTTTCCGGACAGAAGGTGCTGGTCCTAAAGCCGCCGTTTCTCTCTGCCGTGGCCCGGAAGCTGGCGCTGGTGTTTCATCCCCGTTTGTTGCGCATCCGCCCCCACGCTCGGGCGGCCGCAGATTGGCTGACGCGAGAGTTGAAGGAGTCTCTGAAAAAGGTGCCGGGTTGA
- a CDS encoding ArsR/SmtB family transcription factor, with the protein MKIFECIHALKALGEETRIRIVQMLLEKERSVNEIAETLAITQYNVSKHLRVLREAGLLEIKKEGQQRFYSLAEDFQSHLSKNDNVLDLGCCTFRFDKTAK; encoded by the coding sequence GTGAAGATATTCGAATGCATCCACGCACTGAAGGCCCTGGGCGAGGAAACGCGCATTCGCATCGTGCAGATGCTGCTCGAGAAAGAACGCAGTGTGAACGAGATCGCTGAGACACTGGCCATCACGCAGTACAACGTCTCCAAGCATCTCCGCGTGCTGCGCGAAGCAGGCTTGCTGGAAATCAAGAAAGAGGGGCAGCAACGCTTCTACTCACTGGCGGAAGACTTCCAATCCCACCTCTCCAAAAACGACAACGTCCTGGATTTGGGTTGCTGCACCTTCCGCTTCGACAAAACAGCAAAATAA
- the pstC gene encoding phosphate ABC transporter permease subunit PstC, translated as MTKTLSWIFSHLAIATMGLLLGIFIWQSAPVWKHEGWGYVLEKKWYFRQHEFGALPMVYGTLVVSFIALVLAVPVGWGAAIFISEYLPRRLRMAAKVLIELLAGVPGVIYGLLGILLLRDWVYDSFEKFEPLSGDTLLTAGILLAVMILPTVVTLSDDALRSIPSTQRLAARGLGLTRAESILFIVVPQARRGLGASVLLALGRAMGETTAVFLVVGRQDNNLPDNWLSLRAWLDSGQTITSKLVSSETNIAYGDAIHWGAIVGLGLILLVMTGAATLVGTAFARKPHA; from the coding sequence ATGACAAAAACGCTCAGCTGGATTTTCAGCCACCTGGCCATCGCCACCATGGGGCTGCTCCTGGGCATCTTCATCTGGCAGAGCGCGCCCGTCTGGAAGCATGAAGGATGGGGCTACGTGCTAGAGAAAAAGTGGTACTTCCGCCAGCACGAGTTCGGCGCGCTGCCCATGGTGTACGGCACCTTGGTCGTCTCGTTCATCGCCCTGGTCCTCGCCGTTCCGGTCGGCTGGGGAGCAGCGATCTTCATTTCAGAATACCTGCCCCGCCGCCTCCGCATGGCGGCAAAGGTCCTGATCGAACTCCTCGCCGGCGTTCCTGGAGTCATCTATGGTCTGCTTGGCATCCTGCTGCTGCGCGACTGGGTGTATGACAGCTTTGAAAAATTTGAGCCTCTGAGCGGCGATACGTTGCTGACAGCTGGCATCCTCCTTGCCGTGATGATCCTGCCCACAGTGGTGACGCTCAGTGACGACGCCTTGAGGAGCATCCCCTCCACCCAGAGACTGGCGGCCCGGGGCCTGGGTCTGACGCGAGCCGAATCGATCCTTTTCATCGTCGTACCGCAAGCAAGACGTGGCCTCGGTGCCTCCGTGCTCTTGGCCTTGGGACGGGCCATGGGCGAAACCACCGCCGTCTTTCTCGTGGTGGGACGGCAGGACAACAACCTGCCGGACAACTGGCTCTCCCTCCGCGCCTGGCTGGACTCTGGCCAGACCATCACCAGCAAGCTGGTGAGCTCTGAGACCAACATTGCCTATGGCGACGCGATCCACTGGGGTGCCATCGTGGGGCTGGGCCTCATCCTGCTGGTCATGACAGGTGCCGCCACCCTGGTGGGAACCGCCTTCGCCCGCAAACCTCATGCGTAA
- a CDS encoding YebC/PmpR family DNA-binding transcriptional regulator yields MGAQWKQKWRELAADQKGKIVGKLTREIQVATKLGGPNPEFNARLAAAIAVAKKQSVTRDTIERAIAKGSGTGADAVQYQTVIYEGFTPHRVPVVVDCLTDNNNRTSTEIKMIFKAGTLGTPGSVAWMFDHCGLVEAHHPEATTDIEIAALEAEADNVEPMELDDEEIASHVGARFFCPMASLDSVTKALKAQGWLVTTSELHYQPKDYPELTEAQREEVTKFLQALDGHADVHRVYAAVK; encoded by the coding sequence ATGGGTGCACAATGGAAACAGAAATGGCGGGAACTGGCCGCTGACCAAAAAGGCAAGATCGTCGGCAAGCTGACGCGGGAAATTCAGGTGGCGACGAAATTGGGCGGACCAAACCCCGAGTTTAATGCCCGCCTGGCGGCCGCGATTGCGGTGGCGAAGAAGCAGAGTGTGACCCGTGACACCATTGAGCGGGCCATTGCCAAGGGCTCCGGCACGGGGGCGGATGCCGTGCAATACCAGACGGTCATCTATGAGGGCTTCACACCGCACCGGGTGCCGGTGGTTGTGGACTGCCTGACGGACAACAACAATCGCACCTCCACGGAGATCAAGATGATCTTCAAGGCCGGAACGCTGGGCACGCCAGGCTCTGTGGCGTGGATGTTCGACCATTGCGGCCTGGTGGAGGCGCACCATCCTGAGGCCACCACGGACATCGAGATCGCAGCACTGGAGGCGGAGGCGGACAACGTGGAGCCCATGGAGCTGGATGACGAGGAGATAGCCAGTCACGTCGGTGCGCGTTTCTTCTGCCCCATGGCCAGTCTTGATTCTGTGACCAAGGCTCTCAAGGCGCAGGGCTGGCTGGTGACGACATCAGAACTGCACTACCAGCCCAAGGACTATCCGGAACTCACGGAGGCTCAGCGCGAAGAGGTGACGAAGTTCCTTCAGGCCCTGGACGGACATGCGGATGTCCACCGGGTGTACGCGGCTGTCAAGTGA